One stretch of Pedobacter riviphilus DNA includes these proteins:
- a CDS encoding helicase HerA-like domain-containing protein has translation MSDLSSKFIEKIKSSYAPTGSYIYLGAGILDGQVYSEAEVNLSLKMMNRHGLIAGATGTGKTRTLQLLAEQLSDAGVPVFMLDVKGDLSGLNQPGSINPKIEERAQQLNKPFSPSGFPVEIYSLSGKMGAQMRATVLEFGPTLLSKVLDLNDTQAGVMAVIFKYADDNKMPIIDLNDLKKLVSYLSEGAGAAEIKSSYGTISTATSGTILRKIVAIEQQGLAGMFGEKSFDIEDLFERVDGKGTISLLNIADVQNQPVLYSTFLLSLLAELFNTMPEVGDLDKPKLVFFFDEAHLLFKNSSKAFLEQIETIIRLIRSKGIGVFFCTQTPTDVPESVLGQLGNRVQHALRAFTPNDVDALKKTVNTYPKSDFYEIDKILTSLGTGQALVTVLNEKGIPTEVSATMLTPPRAVMGPLTAADFDQLIHASPMYTKYKDPVDPESAYDILTKRINEQTAAAEQEKQAAEAQKQAEQESKPKPGEKSLVEQVMGATITRQIGKEIVRGIFGMLTGKKTRSKTGGGLFGF, from the coding sequence ATGAGTGATCTTTCTTCAAAATTCATCGAAAAAATAAAATCATCCTATGCTCCTACGGGCTCATATATTTATTTAGGGGCCGGAATTTTAGACGGTCAGGTTTATAGCGAAGCTGAGGTTAATTTGTCTTTAAAAATGATGAACAGACACGGCTTAATTGCAGGGGCAACTGGAACAGGTAAAACACGAACCCTTCAATTATTAGCAGAGCAACTGTCAGATGCCGGCGTTCCTGTTTTTATGTTGGATGTAAAAGGCGATTTATCGGGTTTAAACCAACCAGGTTCTATTAATCCTAAAATAGAAGAAAGAGCACAACAGCTCAACAAACCTTTTTCTCCTTCTGGTTTCCCTGTCGAAATTTATTCGCTTTCGGGCAAAATGGGTGCCCAGATGCGAGCAACAGTATTGGAGTTCGGCCCAACACTTTTATCGAAAGTGTTAGATTTAAACGATACACAGGCAGGTGTTATGGCAGTAATATTCAAATATGCCGACGATAACAAAATGCCTATTATTGATCTAAATGATTTAAAGAAACTGGTTTCTTATCTATCAGAAGGTGCTGGTGCAGCCGAAATAAAAAGCAGTTATGGCACCATTTCAACCGCTACTTCTGGTACTATATTAAGAAAAATTGTAGCCATAGAGCAGCAGGGACTAGCAGGTATGTTTGGCGAAAAGTCTTTTGATATTGAAGATCTCTTCGAACGTGTTGATGGCAAAGGAACCATAAGTTTATTAAACATTGCCGATGTTCAAAATCAACCTGTACTGTATTCTACATTTTTGTTAAGCTTACTGGCTGAGTTATTTAATACCATGCCTGAGGTTGGCGATTTAGATAAGCCAAAACTAGTCTTCTTTTTTGATGAGGCGCATTTATTGTTCAAAAACTCTTCAAAAGCATTCTTAGAGCAGATTGAAACTATCATCAGGTTAATCCGTTCGAAAGGAATTGGTGTTTTCTTCTGTACCCAGACACCTACTGATGTGCCTGAAAGTGTTTTAGGACAACTTGGTAACCGTGTACAGCATGCATTAAGGGCATTTACGCCAAATGATGTAGATGCTTTGAAAAAAACAGTTAATACCTATCCAAAATCAGATTTTTATGAGATCGATAAAATATTAACCTCATTGGGAACAGGTCAGGCTTTGGTTACCGTATTAAATGAAAAAGGTATACCAACAGAGGTATCTGCTACCATGCTTACCCCGCCAAGGGCTGTAATGGGGCCGCTTACAGCAGCAGATTTCGATCAGCTTATTCACGCCAGCCCAATGTACACCAAATATAAAGACCCAGTCGATCCTGAAAGTGCTTATGATATTTTAACTAAACGCATTAATGAGCAAACTGCAGCAGCAGAACAGGAAAAACAGGCAGCTGAAGCTCAAAAACAAGCGGAACAAGAAAGTAAACCTAAACCGGGCGAAAAGAGTCTTGTTGAACAGGTAATGGGAGCAACAATAACCCGTCAAATTGGTAAAGAAATTGTTAGAGGTATATTTGGCATGCTTACAGGAAAGAAAACACGTTCAAAAACCGGTGGTGGTTTATTTGGATTTTAA
- a CDS encoding chaperone modulator CbpM — protein MGTNLIPVEDICAYHHVEINFIQSLEDFGLIHTTIKKQSLFLPVDELTKLEQYLRLAQDLEINLEGIHAVSHLLNQVQQMQEKITALQNELNYYKQFNQHH, from the coding sequence ATGGGAACTAATCTAATACCTGTAGAAGACATATGTGCTTATCACCATGTGGAAATTAACTTTATTCAATCGTTGGAGGATTTTGGCCTGATCCATACTACAATTAAAAAACAATCTCTCTTTTTGCCAGTTGATGAATTGACCAAATTGGAGCAGTATCTTCGCTTGGCACAAGATCTGGAAATCAACTTAGAAGGCATCCACGCTGTTTCTCATCTGCTTAATCAGGTACAACAGATGCAGGAAAAAATAACCGCGCTACAAAACGAGCTAAATTATTATAAGCAATTTAACCAGCATCATTAA
- a CDS encoding nucleotidyltransferase family protein: MKPTLLILAAGMASRYGSMKQIDGFGPNGETIIDYSIYDAINAGFGKVVFIIKEEFVKEFKAIFEPKLEGRIETEYVFQNFDLKQFGIEEEIYREKPWGTAHAILSGRNVIKEPFCVINADDYYGFDAFKKMVDFLTTEVTDSNYAIIGYEVGKTLSEFGAVSRGVCKVDASGNLEEIIERTKVYPKDGNIFYEENGEEFPLAYETPVSMNFWGFTPAVFKITEELFREFAEANKDKPKAEFFIPLIGENLVKSNIASFKVVPTSNKWFGVTYKEDKPYVQDSIDQLVKNGTYPEKLWN; this comes from the coding sequence ATGAAACCCACCCTATTAATATTGGCTGCAGGTATGGCAAGCCGTTATGGAAGTATGAAACAAATTGATGGTTTTGGCCCAAACGGCGAAACTATTATCGATTATTCAATATATGATGCAATTAATGCTGGCTTTGGCAAAGTTGTATTTATTATAAAAGAAGAATTTGTAAAAGAATTCAAAGCCATTTTCGAGCCTAAACTTGAGGGAAGAATTGAAACAGAATATGTTTTCCAAAACTTCGATCTTAAACAATTTGGCATAGAAGAAGAAATATACAGGGAGAAACCCTGGGGTACCGCACATGCAATCCTTTCTGGCAGAAACGTAATTAAAGAACCATTCTGCGTAATTAACGCCGATGATTACTATGGTTTTGATGCCTTTAAAAAAATGGTTGATTTCTTAACTACAGAGGTGACTGACAGCAACTATGCCATTATTGGTTATGAGGTTGGCAAAACTTTATCAGAATTTGGTGCAGTTTCGCGTGGTGTCTGCAAAGTAGATGCATCAGGCAATCTTGAAGAGATTATAGAACGTACAAAAGTTTATCCTAAAGACGGTAATATTTTTTACGAAGAAAATGGCGAAGAATTTCCCTTAGCTTATGAAACTCCGGTTTCAATGAATTTCTGGGGATTTACACCCGCGGTTTTCAAAATTACGGAAGAATTGTTCAGAGAGTTTGCTGAAGCAAACAAAGATAAACCTAAAGCAGAATTCTTTATCCCATTAATTGGCGAGAACCTCGTAAAAAGTAATATTGCAAGCTTTAAAGTAGTGCCAACCTCTAACAAATGGTTCGGTGTAACATATAAAGAAGATAAACCGTATGTTCAGGATAGTATTGACCAATTGGTTAAAAACGGAACATATCCAGAAAAACTATGGAACTAA
- a CDS encoding DnaJ C-terminal domain-containing protein gives MDYIDYYKILDLKKDATPEDIKKAYRKLARKHHPDLNPNNEEANKKFQQINEANEVLSDPEKRKKYDKYGKDWQHADQLDAQQQQQRQYQSQGGGYGGGSSYSGGFGGEDFSEFFSSMFGGGGRSSRNSPFKGQDYNADLQLDLLDAYTTHKQTLTVNGKQVRITIPAGVENGQKIKLPGYGAPGVNNGPPGDLFIKFNIKDDPKFKRKGNDIYIQEEIDVYKAVLGGEKIVETLNGKVKLKVPEGTQPGATLRLKGKGFPVYKKENQFGDLYINWQVKLPTNLNVEQKELFEKLSKF, from the coding sequence ATGGACTACATAGACTATTATAAAATCCTCGATTTAAAAAAAGACGCAACACCTGAGGATATTAAAAAAGCTTATAGAAAATTAGCCCGAAAACACCATCCCGATCTTAACCCCAACAACGAAGAAGCCAATAAAAAATTTCAACAAATTAATGAGGCCAATGAGGTTTTAAGTGATCCTGAGAAACGGAAGAAATATGACAAGTATGGTAAAGATTGGCAGCATGCCGATCAGTTAGATGCCCAGCAACAGCAGCAAAGGCAATACCAATCGCAAGGTGGCGGTTATGGTGGAGGCAGCAGTTACTCAGGAGGCTTTGGCGGCGAAGATTTTTCTGAATTCTTTTCTTCCATGTTTGGTGGTGGAGGCAGAAGCAGTAGAAACTCTCCTTTTAAAGGTCAGGATTATAATGCCGATTTGCAACTGGACTTACTTGATGCCTACACTACCCATAAGCAAACACTTACGGTAAATGGGAAACAGGTACGTATTACCATCCCGGCAGGTGTAGAAAACGGACAGAAAATTAAACTGCCCGGTTATGGTGCCCCTGGCGTAAATAATGGCCCTCCAGGAGATTTATTTATCAAATTTAATATTAAGGATGATCCTAAATTTAAACGTAAAGGAAACGATATCTACATACAGGAAGAAATAGATGTTTATAAGGCTGTATTAGGTGGAGAAAAAATTGTTGAAACCTTAAACGGCAAGGTTAAACTTAAAGTACCAGAAGGTACACAGCCCGGTGCAACTTTAAGATTAAAAGGCAAAGGCTTTCCTGTTTATAAAAAAGAAAACCAGTTTGGCGATTTATACATCAATTGGCAGGTAAAGTTACCTACCAATCTAAATGTCGAACAAAAAGAATTATTCGAAAAACTTTCCAAATTCTAA
- a CDS encoding phosphotransferase enzyme family protein: protein MELNLDSEVLKAYGYAKENTRITQIGTGLINRTYLLSPLSEEKKYILQNINTSVFKQPQAIANNLRAIADYLNFAYPEYLFIKPVSTTNGEEMAHIHDEYWRMLPFVPNTISLDVLADPKQAYEAAKQFGKLSRLLDNFDAKTLQPTIPGFHDLGLRYEQFTLALNKTVEALKEQAKSEIEGTLAHKYILDYYTSYSHRKDFPDRVMHHDTKISNVLLDDETYEGICVIDLDTVMPGKFISDLGDMMRTYLCAFSENETDLDKIKIRLPYFEAMIKGYLSEMKSILTETEKELILFSGKYIIYMQALRFLTDFLSGNNYYPTNYPTQNLDRAKNQFKLLHEISVNEKELQDIIEENLV, encoded by the coding sequence ATGGAACTAAATTTAGATTCCGAAGTTTTAAAAGCCTACGGATACGCTAAAGAAAACACAAGAATTACACAAATAGGTACGGGTTTAATTAACCGTACTTATTTGCTTTCACCTTTGTCAGAAGAAAAAAAATATATTCTTCAAAACATTAATACCTCGGTTTTTAAACAACCACAAGCTATTGCAAATAATCTTCGTGCAATTGCCGACTATCTTAATTTTGCTTACCCTGAATATCTTTTCATAAAGCCAGTTTCCACCACCAATGGTGAAGAAATGGCCCATATCCACGATGAATATTGGCGGATGCTTCCCTTTGTGCCCAATACCATTTCATTAGATGTGCTGGCCGACCCAAAACAAGCTTATGAAGCCGCTAAACAATTTGGGAAACTGAGCAGGCTGTTAGATAACTTTGACGCGAAAACGCTTCAACCCACAATTCCGGGCTTCCACGATTTAGGCCTAAGGTACGAACAGTTTACATTGGCACTGAACAAGACCGTAGAAGCATTAAAAGAACAGGCAAAATCAGAAATTGAAGGTACTTTAGCGCACAAGTATATCCTAGATTATTATACTTCCTATTCACATAGAAAAGATTTCCCAGACCGGGTAATGCACCACGACACCAAGATCAGTAATGTGTTACTGGATGATGAAACCTACGAGGGGATTTGCGTAATTGACCTGGACACCGTTATGCCTGGCAAGTTTATTTCTGATCTGGGTGATATGATGCGTACTTACCTATGTGCCTTTTCAGAAAATGAGACTGATCTGGATAAGATAAAAATACGCTTGCCTTATTTCGAAGCGATGATAAAAGGTTATTTATCAGAAATGAAAAGTATTTTGACAGAAACAGAAAAAGAGCTTATTCTATTTTCTGGTAAGTATATAATTTATATGCAGGCACTACGTTTTTTAACCGATTTTTTAAGTGGCAATAATTATTATCCTACAAATTACCCCACGCAAAATTTAGATCGGGCCAAGAATCAATTTAAGCTATTGCATGAAATATCTGTAAACGAAAAAGAATTACAGGATATTATTGAAGAGAATTTGGTTTAA